In Risungbinella massiliensis, the genomic stretch TTAAATGAAGTTTCACTTCATCTCACCATGCATGTAGCAGTATTCTCTTAAGGTTTGGAAGTATTCTTTAAGCTCGCTATTACTTGAGCAAAATCAGTATATTACGTATGTTATCCTTTTGAAAGTACGCACTTTATTAATATATAGATACATCGGTATAACATAGTGTTAAAAATAACACTATAAACTTGAATTCAATACCAAGAGTGAAAAGTCAAGGACAGCGACTATAGAAAATTCGCTGCCCTTGGCTTTTTAGTAACTGATTCTTTTATTAAATGGTGTGTTTTCAACCTTATAAATGCGTAGAGATATAAAAAACCACGGACAGTATCTTTATTAAGATAGCTAACCGTGGTTTGTTCGGACCTCTAGGAGACACTCTTTTTTTTACTGAAAAGGCGATTTGTTTTTTGTTTCTTTTTCCAATACATTCTCAATATAATCTTTACCCCAGTCATACATAGCATCCAGAATAGGCATCAGACTTCTTCCATACTCAGTGAGTGAATATTCAACTTTTGGCGGAACGACAGGATAGACTTCACGATGAACAATCAAATGGTCTTCAAGTTCACGCAATTGATTAACAAGCATTCTTTGAGTGATACCAGGCATGAGGGCCTTTAGTTCACCAAAACGTTTGGTTCCTTCTTTTCCTAGATGCCACAATACCAGCATTTTCCATTTTCCACCAATAATCGAAAGAGTCAATTCTTTTTCACAATTAAACACTTTTTCCCCAAGATTCGGCATTTATTTCACCTCCAACTCTGATTATGTCCCATAGTATACTTTTTGTTACTATATGATAAAAAAGTGCATACTATTAATTTAGTAACATTCCCAGTATACTGAGTACCGTACCGTTAGTAAATAGCTATCAATTGGATACAATAACACTGTGCAAAAGAAAGCTATACGGCACAATTATACGATTATATAAGGAGCGAGTAATAAATGAAATTACAATTAGCATTAGACCTTGTAGATATTCCAGGAGCCATTGAATTGGTGAAAGAAGTGGAAGATCATATAGATGTTGTAGAAATCGGCACGCCGGTTGTGATTAATGAAGGCCTCAAAGCAGTAAAGGAAGTGAAAGCTGCCTTCCCTAACTTAACTGTATTAGCTGATCTTAAAATCATGGATGCAGCTGGATATGAAGTTAGCCAAGCATCTGCAGCAGGCGCTGACATCATCACCATTCTTGGTACAGCTGAAGACGAGTCCATTAAAGGTGCTGTAGAAGAAGCAAAAAAACAAGGTAAACAAATCCTTGCTGATATGATCGCAGTTAAAGACATTAAAGGTCGTGCGAAAGAACTGGATGAACTTGGAGTAGATTATATCTGCGTTCACACAGGTTATGACCTTCAAGCTGTAGGAAAAAATTCTTTCGAAGACCTTGCAACCATTAAGAGCGTTGTAAAAAATGCGAAAACGGCTATTGCAGGCGGTATCAAATTAGAAACACTTCCAGATGTGATTAAAGTACAACCAGATCTTGTCATCGTAGGTGGCGGTATCACAAGTAAAGACGACAAAAAAGCAGTTGCAGCTAAAATGCAAGAATTGATTAAACAAGGTTAATTATAACTATGAAAACTACTCAATATTTAGCTGAAGTCGTTCAAGAATTAAGTCGGACAGTCGACTTAATCTCTGACGAAGAAGCAGAGAAGTTGGTTAATAAGATTCTGGAATCCAAAAAAATTTTTGTTGCAGGTGCGGGCAGATCTGGATTTATGGGCAAATCTTTCGTGATGAGAATGATGCACATGGGGATCGATGCTTATGTAGTCGGTGAAACTGTAACAGCAAATTTAGAAAAAGATGATTTGTTGATCATCGGTTCAGGTTCAGGTAAAACGAAAACCTTGGTATCAATCGCTGAAAAAGCAAAAAGTTTAGGTGGGACGGTCGCAGCTGTAACGATTTTCCCTGACTCCACGATTGGAAAATTAGCTGATATTATTATTAAATTGCCTGGATCACCGAAAGATCAATCTGAAAGTGAATATAAGACCATACAGCCAATGGGGTCACTTTTTGAGCAAACGATGTTATTATTTTATGATGCATTGATCTTGCGTTTCATGGAAAAAAAAGGCTTAGACTCTACTAAAATGTACGGCAAACATGCCAATCTCGAATAGAGTGCACTTTAAAAAATATGGAAACAACGTAAAGACCGCATTTATTTCTTTTATGAATTGCGGTCTTTACTGCATATTACTAACTGCTGTTTATTCTCGCACGATTAGTAGAGCAGAAGAATTTGCAAGTAAATATGGAGCAACAAAAATATTTACAAACCTAAAAGAAATGGAGTTTAGTCAAGAAATTGACGCGGTGTACATTGCTACTCCCAATTCATATAACACAGAACAAGCTATTTTATTTTTGTAAAATGGCAAACATGTGTTATGTGAAAAGCCACTGTCTGTTAATGCAACCGAAGTAGCGAGGATGATTCAATCCGCAAAAGATCATAACGCCCTATTAATGGAAGCAATGAAATCACATTACTTCCAGTTGGATAAAGTGAGAGATGAAATAGGTCTTGTATTTCAAAGTGATCATAAGTGAAAAAGTACAAAAAACCCCTACAGCGACTTGTATTATTCTCTTGAGAAAAGCTGCATTCTTGAACTTATCAAACAATAACTATAAATAGGTAACATCCCATAACAAAATAGCTGTACCAGCTTCTAATAAAATAATACTAATGATAAATTCTTTTGAGTCAGTGATGAAAAGTACATTTTTGCCAAAAAACACAAAAAATAAGGTAGCACTTAACCAAACAAACACACCCCATAAGGCTGTAAATAGATATTTTTTCATTTCCCACACTCCCTCTTAGATGGATTACTCAGCCCGATCAATACTTGTTCTAGCTCTCTATAGACCTTTTCCACCGAAAAATCTTTGGACAACAAAGCTTGTATTGCCAATCCATCTACTATCGCATTCAACAAGATCCCCCATGTTTCAAATGAAACTCCTTTGATCGGTGTTGGAGACCATATTTTCGTTAAGTGCTTAGAAAGAGCTTCATTTTCTTTCTCCAAAATATCTCCAAGTTGTTCTTTTATTTTCTCGTTATGAAAGCCTGATACCACTAATGTAAGAAATAATTTGTGAAAAAAAGAATCAGAGGAACAACGACTTTTTGCCGACTCAAATGCTTGTTTTATAATATTTTCATTATGATGTGACAATTCACTCCAAGAACGATCACAAATATCTCTCACAATCTCTAACAATAATTGTTCTTTCGTACGAAAATGATAATAGATGGTTCCCTGGGTAACTCCTCCTGCTTCCGCAACCGCCTTTAACGTAAACTTTTCAATTCCCTTCTCAACGAGACATTCTTTGGCATACTCGATTAACTCATTTTTACTTATCACATTTGGTTTTGCCATTTCTGACTCTATACCACCCTTGTTAGTTATTCAACTGACTAACTATTTTCAAAGACATATTATCAGTTATATTGAACAATTTCAATTAGTTATTCCCTTCCATTCACTTATACTAGATAACTCCGCACAAGCAAACTACAAACCTTGTTCATACGTTAGAGAAAATAGACATAAAGGAGGCATCTCTATGTTTGGTGGATTTGGAATTGGTATTATCTTTAAGCTGATTTCCTTTATCATTATTTTTTGTACTAAATTTTTCAAATTCGGAAAATTTGGATTTGGTGGTTTTCCTTCTCCCTTTGGTTTTTAGAAAAAGCAACCGATCCAAAGTGCTTTAGGATAAGCACTTTGGATTTTTCCTAACAAAAAAGACCACCAACCTTCATGGCTAGTAGTCCTTTTTCTCAAGCGTCCTGCGCCTCATCCAAGATGAGCTCTTCTCTCATTCGTGAGATAATCTTCTTTTCCAACCTCGAAACTTGCACTTGGGAGATACCTAACCTTTGTGCTACTTCTGATTGTGTCTGATCTTTGTAATACCGTAATAAAACGATAAGTTGCTCTCGTTCATTTAGACGATGTATAGCATCTTTTAATGCCATTTTATCAAACCAGGCGGTTTCATTTTCATCAGCAATCTGATCCATTAGAGTAATCGGATCGCCATCGTTCTCGTATACCGTCTCATGGATCGAAGTAGGAGCTCGATTAGCCTCTTGCGCAAAGACTATTTCTTCTGGATCAATCCCCATCGCGTCGGCTACTTCTTGAACAGTAGGTACTCGATTGAGCTTTTTGGAAAGCTCATCTTTCGCTTTTCGTACCTTATTCGCTAATTCTTTCAGGGACCTACTTACTTTGACCATCCCATCATCACGCAAAAATCGTTGAATTTCTCCGATAATCATGGGAACTGCATAGGTCGAGAAACGAACATCATAGGAAAGGTCAAATTTATCAACTGCCTTTAATAAACCGATACAGCCAATTTGAAATAAGTCTTCCGCTTCATAACCTCTCCCCAAAAACCGTTGAACTACTGACCAGACAAGGCGGATATTATGCTTTACAAGACGATCTCGTGCTTGATAGTCTCCCTTTTGGCTTAATTCAATCAGTTCTTTTACTTCCTTGTCTGAGAGTTTGGTATGGCGACTATTGCGTACATCAGATGTCTCCATCAGCAGCCCCTCAATTAACCATTGTCTTTTGTGGGTTTTTCTTTAGTTCTTTAACCAAACTGATCATGGTCCCTTTACCTGGTACAGAATGAATCATTACTTCATCCATAAAGTTTTCCATGATCGTGAAGCCCATCCCTGAACGTTCCATTTCTGGTTTCGAAGTATAAAGAGGTTGTCGTGCCTCTTCTACATCTTCGATCCCAATCCCTTCGTCACTGATCTGAACTCGGAGCTTGTTTCCTTCGATCTCCGCACGAACCGTAACAATACCGTCTAATCGATCTACATAACCATGTATGATCGCATTGGTAACTGCTTCAGAGACCACTGTTTTTATATCGGTAAGTTCTTCTAAAGTGGGATCTAATTGAGAAGCAAACGAGGCTACTGCTACTCGTGCAAATGCTTCATTTTCGGAGCGACTAGCAAATTGCAACTCCATAAAATTGTTTCTTGTACGACTCATGATGCCACCTCACATGCAGAGATTGCTTGTTCCTCATGCTCATATAGATCTAAAATTTTGAAAAGCCCAGACATGTCCATCAGCTTTTGAATGGCGTCAGAGACATTGCAA encodes the following:
- a CDS encoding winged helix-turn-helix transcriptional regulator — encoded protein: MPNLGEKVFNCEKELTLSIIGGKWKMLVLWHLGKEGTKRFGELKALMPGITQRMLVNQLRELEDHLIVHREVYPVVPPKVEYSLTEYGRSLMPILDAMYDWGKDYIENVLEKETKNKSPFQ
- the hxlA gene encoding 3-hexulose-6-phosphate synthase, with the protein product MKLQLALDLVDIPGAIELVKEVEDHIDVVEIGTPVVINEGLKAVKEVKAAFPNLTVLADLKIMDAAGYEVSQASAAGADIITILGTAEDESIKGAVEEAKKQGKQILADMIAVKDIKGRAKELDELGVDYICVHTGYDLQAVGKNSFEDLATIKSVVKNAKTAIAGGIKLETLPDVIKVQPDLVIVGGGITSKDDKKAVAAKMQELIKQG
- the hxlB gene encoding 6-phospho-3-hexuloisomerase, translating into MKTTQYLAEVVQELSRTVDLISDEEAEKLVNKILESKKIFVAGAGRSGFMGKSFVMRMMHMGIDAYVVGETVTANLEKDDLLIIGSGSGKTKTLVSIAEKAKSLGGTVAAVTIFPDSTIGKLADIIIKLPGSPKDQSESEYKTIQPMGSLFEQTMLLFYDALILRFMEKKGLDSTKMYGKHANLE
- a CDS encoding TetR/AcrR family transcriptional regulator, giving the protein MAKPNVISKNELIEYAKECLVEKGIEKFTLKAVAEAGGVTQGTIYYHFRTKEQLLLEIVRDICDRSWSELSHHNENIIKQAFESAKSRCSSDSFFHKLFLTLVVSGFHNEKIKEQLGDILEKENEALSKHLTKIWSPTPIKGVSFETWGILLNAIVDGLAIQALLSKDFSVEKVYRELEQVLIGLSNPSKRECGK
- the sigF gene encoding RNA polymerase sporulation sigma factor SigF; this encodes METSDVRNSRHTKLSDKEVKELIELSQKGDYQARDRLVKHNIRLVWSVVQRFLGRGYEAEDLFQIGCIGLLKAVDKFDLSYDVRFSTYAVPMIIGEIQRFLRDDGMVKVSRSLKELANKVRKAKDELSKKLNRVPTVQEVADAMGIDPEEIVFAQEANRAPTSIHETVYENDGDPITLMDQIADENETAWFDKMALKDAIHRLNEREQLIVLLRYYKDQTQSEVAQRLGISQVQVSRLEKKIISRMREELILDEAQDA
- the spoIIAB gene encoding anti-sigma F factor; the encoded protein is MSRTRNNFMELQFASRSENEAFARVAVASFASQLDPTLEELTDIKTVVSEAVTNAIIHGYVDRLDGIVTVRAEIEGNKLRVQISDEGIGIEDVEEARQPLYTSKPEMERSGMGFTIMENFMDEVMIHSVPGKGTMISLVKELKKNPQKTMVN